In Myxocyprinus asiaticus isolate MX2 ecotype Aquarium Trade chromosome 16, UBuf_Myxa_2, whole genome shotgun sequence, a single window of DNA contains:
- the LOC127454342 gene encoding sodium-dependent neutral amino acid transporter B(0)AT1-like, producing the protein MKWKLKLPNPGLEDRILNHEELEKLEVEEAGDRPKWDNKAQYMLTCVGFCVGLGNVWRFPYLCQSHGGGAFMIPFLILLVFEGIPLLHLEFAIGQRLRKGSVGVWRTINPYMLGVGIASMCVSFLVSLYYNTIIAWVMWYFFNSFQEPLPWSQCPINANRTGLISECERSSPVDYFWYRETLNTTPSIDETGGLQWWMILCLISAWGVLYVCCIRGIETTGKAVYVTSTLPYVVLTIFLIRGLTLKGSFDGIKFLFTPDLNELANPTTWLDAGAQVFYSFSLAFGGLISFSSYNSVHNNCEQDAVIISIINAFTSIYAATVIYSIIGFRATERFDDCLNGNILALLNTFELPEGNITESNYDTVLHSLNTTYPDIISNLTLKTCDLNSFLSEGVEGTGLAFIVFTEAITKMPLSPLWSVLFFIMLFCLGLSSMFGNIEGVLVPLQDLKIFPKSWPKEVLSGVVCLVCCLVGLIFVQGSGNYWLALFDSYAGSIPLLIIAFSEMFGVVYVYGIDRFNDDLKFMIGHKPNIFWQATWRFISPLIMLAIFVFYFSTIVTKDIFYIAWDPESENFPTLQEKPYPSWVFVIIFLLAGIPSLAVPGTAVFRAIRDYCCRKDRGALVQELNSISYKIQMQDEEQNPISLKSLTKTPTDKI; encoded by the exons ATGAAGTGGAAACTGAAGTTGCCGAATCCAGGCCTGGAGGACAGGATTCTGAACCATGAGGAGCTGGAAAAGCTGGAGGTAGAGGAGGCAGGTGACAGACCAAAGTGGGACAACAAAGCCCAGTACATGCTGACCTGCGTGGGCTTCTGTGTGGGACTGGGCAATGTCTGGCGCTTCCCCTACCTGTGCCAGAGCCATGGAGGAG GGGCCTTCATGATTCCCTTCCTTATCCTGCTGGTTTTCGAGGGCATTCCTCTCCTCCATCTGGAGTTTGCCATTGGCCAGCGGCTAAGGAAAGGCAGTGTGGGGGTATGGAGAACCATTAACCCCTACATGCTTGGAGTTG GTATCGCATCTATGTGCGTGTCCTTTCTGGTCAGTCTGTACTATAACACAATCATAGCCTGGGTCATGTGGTACTTCTTCAACTCCTTTCAGGAACCACTGCCTTGGAGCCAGTGCCCCATCAATGCCAACAGGACAG GACTAATTTCAGAGTGTGAGAGGAGCTCCCCTGTGGATTATTTCTGGTATAGAGAGACTCTCAACACCACTCCATCCATAGATGAGACAGGGGGTCTGCAGTGGTGGATGATACTCTGTCTGATCTCAGCCTGGGGTGTGCTGTATGTCTGCTGCATCCGTGGAATTGAAACGACTGGAAAG gCTGTTTATGTGACTTCCACGTTGCCCTATGTAGTTCTCACCATCTTCCTGATCAGAGGACTGACTCTGAAAGGATCTTTTGATGGCATTAAGTTCCTCTTCACTCCAGAT TTAAATGAACTAGCAAACCCCACAACATGGTTGGATGCAGGAGCACaagtgttttattcattttctctGGCCTTTGGGGGTCTGATCTCTTTCTCCAGCTATAACTCTGTGCA CAATAATTGTGAGCAGGATGCAGTAATCATCTCAATCATTAATGCCTTTACCTCGATCTATGCTGCCACTGTAATCTACAGCATCATTGGTTTCAGAGCCACAGAGAGATTTGATGACTGCTTAAATGG AAACATCTTGGCTCTTCTGAACACATTTGAACTGCCAGAGGGAAACATCACTGAGAGTAACTATGATACAGTTCTTCACAGCCTGAACACCACATACCCTGACATCATCAGCAACCTCACTCTTAAGACCTGTGATCTAAACAGCTTCCTCAGTGAG GGTGTGGAAGGAACAGGTCTGGCTTTCATTGTGTTCACTGAGGCCATCACTAAGATGCCTCTGTCTCCACTGTGGTCTGTCCTGTTCTTCATCATGCTCTTCTGCCTCGGCCTGTCCTCCATGTTTGGCAACATTGAGGGTGTTCTGGTTCCCCTGCAGGACTTGAAGATCTTTCCCAAAAGCTGGCCCAAGGAGGTCCTTTCAG GAGTGGTGTGTTTGGTGTgctgcctggttggactgatatTTGTGCAAGGCTCAGGGAACTACTGGCTAGCCCTGTTTGATAGCTATGCTGGCTCTATCCCACTTCTTATCATAGCTTTCTCTGAAATGTTTGGAGTTGTGTACGTCTATGGGATAGACAG GTTCAATGATGACCTGAAGTTCATGATTGGACACAAGCCTAACATTTTCTGGCAAGCCACATGGAGATTCATTAGTCCCCTAATCATGTTGGCCATCTTTGTCTTCTACTTTTCCACCATCGTCACCAAGGATATCTTTTACATTGCCTGGGATCCTGAATCG GAAAATTTCCCAACCCTCCAGGAGAAGCCTTATCCTTCATGGGTTTTTGTGATTATCTTTCTCTTGGCTGGGATCCCCAGTTTGGCTGTACCTGGAACTGCCGTTTTTAGAGCCATACGAGACTACTGCTGCAGAAAAGATCGTGGTGCCCTAGTTCAAGAACTCAATTCCATATCTTACAAAATTCAAATGCAGGATGAAGAACAGAATCCCATAAGTCTGAAAAGTCTGACCAAAACCCCTACAGATAAGATCTAA